A window of the Schlesneria paludicola DSM 18645 genome harbors these coding sequences:
- a CDS encoding acyltransferase family protein, which translates to MIVTIPNKSEIEGPATLELPAGGAAPSRLVSVDAYRGWVMLLMMAEVLRLRDVAKALPESRLWAFLAQQQSHVTWVGCVLHDMIQPSFSFLVGVALPLSLRRRSLSGQPLWQRTAHAAWRSLVLILLGVFLRSTHSTQTRWTFEDTLSQIGLGYLFLYLLSLCSRRAQWAALISILVGYWLFFALYPLPGADFDWAKIKGDPNSPSHLSGFAAHWNLNTNPAWAFDTWFLNLFPRQAPFTHNGGGYSTLNFIPTLATMILGLLAGGVIVSDRSTRFKLIWLVSAGLIGLASGLILDAAGLCPIVKKIWTPSWVLFSGGWCFLILAAWYAVVDVAKWQSWAFVFVVVGMNSIAAYLISHLWDDFIARALKTHLGESLFQIAGAAYQPLLLGAAVLTVEWLILLWMYRRKIFLRV; encoded by the coding sequence GTGATCGTGACCATTCCAAACAAATCCGAAATCGAAGGACCGGCGACGCTCGAGCTTCCCGCAGGCGGCGCGGCGCCATCTCGCCTGGTTTCTGTTGACGCCTATCGTGGCTGGGTGATGCTGTTGATGATGGCCGAAGTTCTCAGGCTGAGGGACGTCGCGAAAGCGCTTCCCGAAAGTCGTCTCTGGGCCTTTCTCGCACAGCAGCAGTCACACGTGACGTGGGTCGGATGTGTGTTACACGACATGATTCAGCCGTCGTTTTCGTTTCTGGTCGGCGTCGCACTTCCGTTGTCGCTAAGGCGGCGATCCCTTTCGGGCCAACCACTTTGGCAACGCACCGCTCACGCGGCCTGGCGTTCCCTGGTCCTGATTCTGCTTGGAGTTTTTCTGCGTTCAACCCATTCGACGCAAACCCGATGGACGTTCGAAGACACGCTCTCGCAGATTGGCTTGGGGTATCTGTTTCTTTATCTGTTGTCGCTCTGCTCCAGGCGCGCCCAGTGGGCGGCCCTGATTTCCATTCTCGTTGGATACTGGTTGTTCTTCGCGCTCTATCCGCTACCGGGAGCGGATTTTGACTGGGCCAAGATTAAGGGAGACCCCAATTCCCCGTCACACTTGAGTGGATTTGCGGCGCACTGGAATTTGAATACGAATCCAGCCTGGGCATTCGACACGTGGTTCCTGAATTTGTTCCCCCGACAGGCCCCTTTTACGCACAACGGTGGCGGCTATTCAACGCTGAATTTCATTCCGACACTGGCCACGATGATCCTGGGGCTTCTGGCCGGTGGTGTCATCGTGAGTGACCGTTCAACGAGATTCAAATTGATCTGGTTGGTCAGCGCGGGGCTGATTGGGCTGGCGAGCGGTCTGATCTTGGACGCGGCGGGACTTTGCCCAATCGTGAAGAAAATCTGGACCCCCAGTTGGGTGCTGTTTAGCGGCGGCTGGTGCTTTTTGATTCTGGCCGCATGGTATGCGGTGGTGGATGTCGCAAAGTGGCAGAGTTGGGCGTTCGTCTTTGTCGTCGTGGGAATGAACTCGATCGCAGCCTACTTGATTTCACACCTGTGGGACGACTTCATCGCACGCGCTCTCAAGACCCATCTGGGTGAATCACTCTTCCAGATTGCGGGAGCCGCCTATCAACCACTCCTACTCGGCGCAGCGGTTCTCACCGTGGAGTGGCTCATTCTGTTGTGGATGTATCGCCGGAAGATTTTCTTGCGTGTTTGA
- a CDS encoding (Fe-S)-binding protein, with the protein MSDTTASAVPPSNPSSTDLLPRVGSGINYERFLDCVHCGLCTASCPTYLETGNENDSPRGRIYLMRAVTDGRLELTHNVKEHLDLCLDCRSCETACPSGVQYGRLIEPFRVEMQQRAAKLSKSGGSYDWFQQWILYGLFPYPGRLRWALAPAKIMQVLKLDKLAERIGLTKLLPERLQRMQRLLPPLKRRERRLPEFLPAIGPRRARVALFTGCVAEAMFHHVNWATARVLQANGCDVVIPRTQACCGAIHYHSGAGQPALDLARQNANAFGAEDLDAVIVNVAGCGSMLKDYGHLADEVPSNDPHTVPLLEKFAGKIKDISEFLAALGPIAPKGEVRMKATYHDACHLCHAQKIREQPRDLLALVPGLELVPLAESEICCGAAGSYNLTEGEMADRLADRKLKNILATGAETVIMGNAGCSLQIQAALRKAESLIWVAHPMEILDLSYSGQDWHAQAPVKS; encoded by the coding sequence ATGTCTGATACCACCGCTTCGGCTGTCCCACCATCCAATCCGTCGTCGACCGATCTGCTCCCTCGTGTGGGTAGTGGAATCAACTACGAGCGATTTCTCGACTGCGTCCATTGCGGGCTCTGTACGGCCTCGTGCCCAACCTACTTGGAAACGGGTAACGAGAACGACAGTCCACGTGGACGCATTTACCTGATGCGCGCCGTGACGGACGGACGGCTTGAGCTGACGCACAACGTGAAAGAGCATCTCGATCTGTGTCTTGATTGCCGCAGTTGCGAGACCGCTTGTCCGTCGGGCGTTCAGTACGGCCGCTTGATTGAGCCGTTCCGGGTCGAAATGCAGCAGCGGGCCGCCAAACTTTCGAAGTCGGGCGGGTCGTACGACTGGTTCCAGCAATGGATCCTGTATGGCCTGTTCCCCTATCCTGGCCGTCTGCGCTGGGCACTGGCCCCCGCGAAGATCATGCAGGTTCTGAAGCTGGACAAGCTGGCGGAACGGATCGGGTTGACGAAACTCTTGCCGGAACGGCTGCAGCGGATGCAACGCCTGTTGCCACCGCTCAAACGTCGCGAACGGCGACTGCCAGAATTCCTCCCGGCAATCGGCCCACGACGTGCGCGTGTCGCGCTATTCACGGGGTGCGTTGCCGAAGCGATGTTCCATCACGTGAACTGGGCAACGGCCCGTGTATTACAGGCCAACGGCTGCGACGTGGTGATTCCACGGACGCAGGCCTGTTGCGGAGCAATCCACTACCACAGTGGTGCCGGTCAACCCGCACTCGATCTGGCACGACAGAATGCCAACGCCTTCGGTGCCGAGGATCTCGATGCCGTGATCGTCAATGTCGCGGGCTGCGGATCGATGCTCAAGGACTATGGGCACCTCGCCGACGAAGTTCCCTCGAACGATCCGCACACGGTTCCGCTGCTCGAAAAATTTGCCGGAAAGATCAAAGACATCTCGGAGTTTCTGGCGGCACTCGGCCCGATCGCCCCGAAAGGCGAAGTCCGAATGAAGGCGACGTATCACGACGCTTGCCATTTGTGCCACGCTCAGAAGATTCGCGAACAACCCCGCGATCTGTTGGCACTCGTTCCCGGCCTGGAACTTGTGCCGCTGGCCGAATCAGAAATCTGCTGCGGGGCGGCGGGCAGCTATAACTTGACCGAAGGTGAGATGGCCGACCGTCTGGCCGACCGGAAGCTCAAAAATATTCTCGCGACAGGGGCTGAAACGGTCATTATGGGCAACGCCGGATGCTCGCTCCAGATTCAGGCCGCGCTGCGAAAAGCTGAAAGCCTGATTTGGGTTGCGCACCCCATGGAAATCCTCGATTTGAGCTATTCCGGGCAAGACTGGCATGCTCAAGCGCCAGTGAAAAGCTGA
- a CDS encoding DUF1559 domain-containing protein encodes MATATRLNAIVRRPKTRLAFTLIELLVVIAIIAVLIALLLPAVQQAREAARRTQCRNNLKQIGLAFHNYENTVRQFPPAYVLLIGPILSSMGSGIVAPYDDLNIHGYTEFILPYLDQTNVYNAINFSAPYSSPVNLSFAGLPNYTANNQAAIKSVIPAFVCPSTARTENPITITTTALGPPLTWVTGAMDYSPFGGALGAYWNTYVQPTTGSVPRTGILSDGNPTVRVGDITDGTSNTLILFELAGRNDLFRKNKLVTINGTQGGGWADLSNFENWLAGSLLDGTGTEGPCVVNCTNESGRGMYSFHTGGVTMLMADGSVRFVSENINSVTLFRLGAFQDGGIVGAF; translated from the coding sequence ATGGCAACCGCAACTCGCCTCAACGCCATTGTTCGACGCCCCAAAACGCGACTGGCATTTACTCTGATTGAACTTCTCGTCGTCATCGCCATCATTGCGGTGCTGATTGCGTTATTGTTGCCAGCCGTGCAACAAGCCCGCGAAGCCGCACGTCGAACTCAGTGTCGTAACAATCTCAAGCAGATCGGCCTGGCGTTTCACAACTATGAAAATACGGTCCGCCAGTTTCCACCCGCCTATGTGTTGCTGATCGGTCCCATTCTAAGCAGCATGGGCAGCGGAATCGTCGCCCCGTATGACGATCTGAACATCCATGGTTACACCGAGTTCATTCTTCCCTACCTGGATCAGACTAATGTCTATAACGCGATCAACTTTTCGGCCCCCTACTCGTCCCCAGTCAATCTCAGCTTTGCGGGATTACCGAACTACACCGCGAACAATCAGGCCGCGATCAAGTCCGTGATCCCCGCCTTCGTCTGCCCTTCAACGGCTCGAACGGAGAATCCGATTACGATCACGACAACCGCATTAGGTCCCCCATTGACCTGGGTTACCGGCGCGATGGACTACAGTCCGTTCGGCGGCGCGCTGGGTGCCTACTGGAACACTTACGTCCAGCCAACAACCGGCAGTGTTCCCCGCACAGGCATCCTGTCGGATGGCAATCCTACCGTTCGAGTCGGCGACATAACGGACGGCACGTCCAACACGTTGATCCTGTTCGAACTTGCTGGCCGCAATGACCTGTTTCGTAAGAACAAGCTCGTCACGATCAATGGAACCCAAGGCGGCGGCTGGGCCGACCTTTCGAATTTCGAAAACTGGCTAGCCGGAAGTTTGCTCGACGGAACAGGTACCGAGGGCCCCTGCGTCGTGAACTGCACCAATGAGAGCGGACGGGGCATGTACAGCTTCCATACTGGAGGTGTCACGATGCTGATGGCGGACGGTTCGGTTCGATTCGTCTCGGAGAACATCAATTCGGTGACTCTGTTCCGACTGGGTGCCTTTCAAGACGGCGGAATCGTCGGGGCATTCTGA
- a CDS encoding SMP-30/gluconolactonase/LRE family protein: protein MIDWKWTALIVLAGTVLPLSAADLNDLTTVGSTPTKVVGDCKFTEGPAFSPKGFLLFSDIPNSRIVRLDADGSTSEFLSPSGKANGLVFDAAGHLYACQGGSRRVVKIAIQDGKIEALADRFDGQPLNSPNDLALDGKGGLYFTDPRYGADMKIDQSCMGVYYVDASGKTTRVIDSLKRPNGILVSIDGKSLYVAEPNERQLWQYQITAPGKLSAGKIIFTGDATKDGGGPDGMCLDQHGNIYTTYNGIVVLSPAGELIGRIDVPEHPANCTFGGADGKTLYITARTSLYSLPMKVAGAPLAERGPSPAPQVSRRQSFRGAMHLTQDKNAGDDAKEVEIKGIKLLIPANWKPEKPSNNLRLAQYKPPAADGDKPTAELVVSSFGGDGGGVDQNLKRWNDQFTSEGRKIKLTTGDCPQGKYTLSDISGTYLQSSGGPFAGGKKTPMPEYRSLSVVLLVPDEGAYFLRFTGPEKTITACAEAFRKSFGADAAKETEYVLK from the coding sequence ATGATCGATTGGAAATGGACGGCACTGATCGTTCTGGCCGGAACCGTATTGCCCCTGTCGGCGGCGGACCTCAATGACCTGACCACCGTTGGATCAACACCGACAAAGGTGGTTGGCGACTGCAAATTTACCGAAGGTCCCGCATTCAGCCCCAAGGGCTTTCTGCTGTTCAGCGACATTCCCAATTCGCGCATCGTAAGGCTCGACGCCGATGGTTCGACCAGCGAATTTCTGAGTCCCTCGGGTAAAGCCAATGGGCTGGTCTTCGACGCCGCCGGGCACCTTTATGCCTGCCAGGGTGGATCACGACGCGTGGTCAAGATCGCCATCCAAGATGGCAAGATTGAAGCCCTCGCGGATCGTTTCGACGGCCAACCGCTCAACAGTCCGAATGACCTGGCACTTGACGGAAAAGGTGGATTGTACTTCACCGATCCTCGGTACGGGGCGGACATGAAGATCGATCAGTCCTGTATGGGCGTTTACTATGTCGACGCGTCCGGCAAGACCACACGCGTCATCGATTCCCTGAAGCGGCCCAATGGGATTCTCGTCTCGATCGACGGCAAGTCCCTTTACGTCGCCGAACCCAACGAACGTCAGCTCTGGCAATATCAAATCACCGCCCCTGGGAAACTGAGCGCGGGCAAGATCATCTTTACCGGCGATGCCACCAAGGATGGCGGCGGCCCTGATGGGATGTGTCTCGATCAGCACGGTAATATTTATACGACGTACAACGGCATCGTCGTTTTGAGCCCTGCAGGTGAACTGATCGGGCGCATTGACGTACCGGAACATCCGGCAAACTGCACATTCGGCGGTGCGGATGGCAAGACGCTGTATATCACGGCCCGTACAAGCCTGTACTCCCTGCCCATGAAGGTCGCGGGAGCGCCACTCGCTGAACGAGGCCCCAGCCCGGCCCCACAAGTCAGTCGCCGCCAGTCGTTCCGAGGTGCGATGCATCTGACGCAAGACAAAAACGCCGGCGACGACGCCAAGGAAGTGGAAATCAAAGGTATCAAGCTGTTGATTCCCGCGAACTGGAAACCAGAAAAGCCCTCTAACAATCTGCGGCTGGCCCAGTACAAGCCACCCGCAGCCGACGGAGACAAACCCACGGCAGAGCTAGTGGTTTCGTCATTTGGCGGTGACGGCGGTGGTGTCGATCAAAACCTAAAACGGTGGAATGACCAATTTACGAGCGAAGGTCGGAAGATCAAGCTGACAACCGGCGATTGCCCGCAAGGAAAGTACACATTAAGTGATATCAGCGGCACCTATCTGCAATCGAGCGGCGGCCCGTTTGCCGGTGGAAAAAAAACGCCGATGCCCGAATATCGTTCGCTGAGCGTCGTGCTGCTGGTTCCAGATGAAGGCGCCTACTTTCTGCGTTTCACAGGTCCGGAAAAGACGATCACGGCGTGCGCTGAAGCTTTCCGAAAATCATTCGGAGCCGATGCCGCTAAGGAAACCGAATACGTTCTGAAGTAG
- a CDS encoding GlsB/YeaQ/YmgE family stress response membrane protein, whose protein sequence is MPDQNIMQMIDYIAHEVLMWIGFGTLVGLAAKALMPGRDPGGAIGTTLMGVVGSLIGCSMLLLIDTSFKITPISPLGFLAGTSGAFVLLFFFRLLSNSYIAEPVDGQINGRPGTAVTTYYRRRRRAA, encoded by the coding sequence ATGCCAGATCAGAACATCATGCAGATGATCGATTACATCGCACACGAAGTGTTGATGTGGATTGGATTCGGAACTCTCGTTGGCTTGGCAGCCAAAGCATTGATGCCGGGGCGCGATCCAGGCGGTGCCATTGGAACGACATTGATGGGTGTGGTGGGCAGCTTGATCGGCTGCAGCATGTTGTTGCTGATTGACACCAGCTTTAAGATTACTCCGATCAGTCCACTCGGCTTTCTCGCGGGAACATCGGGCGCGTTCGTCCTGCTGTTCTTCTTCCGGCTGCTGTCGAATTCGTACATCGCGGAACCCGTCGATGGACAAATCAACGGCAGGCCTGGTACTGCTGTGACGACGTACTATCGCAGACGGCGTCGTGCCGCTTGA
- a CDS encoding pyridoxal-phosphate dependent enzyme: MNQGLWRFAKWIDPIPESARVSLGEGGTPLVRSRRIGPSVGLKNLYFKLEFTNPTGSYKDRFACAAISDMVANGKTECIATSSGNTGAALAAYCAVAGITCEIAIVEKAPEGKLRQMLAYGAKLYRVRGFGVDSRTSDRVIECLKLLSGRPQAQMQISAFAYSPIGMSGVYSISHELVEQITDPIDHVFCMAGGGGFVLAIARGFEQLLSTGQISRRPKVECVQPAGNNTIAGPLKSGLNVCQTVECTTRISGLQVPQIIDGNEVIAACRLGGGTGHVVSDESIFEAQSRLALEEGLFSEPAGSTAVAGVLQAARQGLIDPHANIVCVISGSGFKDPSSLEAMTRHASCPTIELAELEQRVADHK; the protein is encoded by the coding sequence ATGAACCAGGGATTGTGGCGGTTTGCGAAATGGATTGACCCGATTCCCGAATCGGCACGTGTCTCGCTCGGCGAAGGTGGAACACCTCTTGTTCGCTCGCGCCGAATCGGCCCCAGCGTCGGGCTGAAGAACCTTTACTTCAAACTTGAGTTCACCAATCCCACCGGGTCGTACAAAGATCGATTTGCCTGTGCGGCGATCTCGGACATGGTCGCTAACGGCAAAACCGAATGCATCGCAACCTCCAGCGGCAACACCGGCGCGGCACTCGCCGCGTACTGTGCGGTCGCAGGTATCACATGCGAAATCGCAATCGTCGAGAAAGCCCCTGAAGGCAAGTTGCGACAGATGCTGGCGTACGGAGCCAAGCTCTATCGGGTTCGCGGATTCGGGGTCGACAGCCGCACGTCCGATCGCGTCATCGAATGCCTCAAACTGCTCAGCGGTCGGCCGCAGGCGCAGATGCAGATCAGCGCATTCGCCTATAGCCCGATCGGGATGAGCGGTGTGTACAGTATTTCACACGAACTGGTGGAACAGATCACCGATCCGATCGATCACGTGTTCTGCATGGCGGGCGGTGGCGGGTTCGTCTTGGCGATCGCACGCGGGTTTGAGCAACTGCTTTCAACGGGACAGATCTCTCGACGCCCTAAAGTGGAATGTGTCCAGCCGGCCGGAAACAACACCATCGCCGGACCGCTGAAATCGGGACTGAACGTTTGCCAGACAGTCGAATGCACCACCCGAATTAGTGGCCTTCAGGTCCCGCAAATCATCGACGGAAACGAGGTCATTGCCGCATGTCGGTTGGGCGGTGGCACCGGACATGTGGTTTCCGATGAATCGATCTTCGAAGCCCAGTCTCGCCTGGCACTGGAAGAGGGACTCTTTTCCGAACCCGCGGGCTCGACCGCCGTGGCCGGCGTCTTGCAGGCGGCACGTCAGGGATTAATTGATCCCCACGCGAACATTGTGTGTGTCATCAGCGGTTCCGGATTCAAAGATCCCAGTTCACTGGAAGCGATGACGCGACACGCCAGTTGTCCCACAATCGAACTGGCGGAACTGGAACAACGCGTCGCGGATCACAAGTAA
- a CDS encoding MerR family transcriptional regulator, with protein sequence MTRGDNLMMTLSIGELAKRGGVGVETVRFYERQGLLEEPERKSSGYRQYDAQTVQVLRFIRRAKELGFTLKEIKSLLEIRTDVSTPRTEVRQQARKKVAEIDEKIADLQRMREGLQSLINQCHGDGSIVGCPILNALQGSDSTQT encoded by the coding sequence ATGACCCGCGGAGACAACTTGATGATGACGCTCAGTATTGGAGAACTCGCCAAGCGTGGCGGTGTCGGAGTTGAGACGGTTCGGTTTTACGAGCGGCAGGGGTTGCTGGAGGAACCGGAACGCAAAAGTTCAGGATATCGGCAATATGACGCTCAGACAGTTCAGGTCTTGCGTTTTATTCGCCGCGCCAAAGAGCTTGGTTTTACGCTGAAGGAAATCAAAAGCCTGCTGGAAATACGGACGGATGTTTCGACGCCAAGAACAGAAGTCCGACAGCAGGCCCGGAAGAAAGTCGCGGAGATCGACGAAAAAATCGCCGATCTCCAGCGCATGCGTGAAGGACTGCAGTCGCTGATCAACCAATGCCATGGTGATGGTTCGATCGTCGGTTGCCCGATCTTGAATGCCTTACAAGGTAGCGACTCAACGCAAACGTAA
- a CDS encoding MBOAT family protein, with the protein MDTSPHIALIAPPWAVMWVLAIAIYSILKGLVFCIADRQDIPVWRQAAFLFAWPGMDSNSFMVETCGLDQRPTAIEFLFAVAKLFIGLAMLLGAVPKAVTFNDNLLGWIGMIGIALSLHFGLFHLLSCIWRSCGICATAIMNWPICAVSLSDFWGRRWNLAFRDLTYQFIYRPLSRRIGTRLSLMVGFLASGLVHDFVISVPAQDGYGGPTCYFVLQGLGIGFEKSSFGRAIGLGRGVRGRLFCAATVLLPSGYLFHPAFISRVIIPFLTCR; encoded by the coding sequence GTGGATACGTCGCCACACATCGCGTTAATCGCTCCGCCGTGGGCCGTCATGTGGGTGCTGGCAATCGCGATCTATTCCATCCTCAAAGGGCTTGTCTTTTGCATCGCTGACCGGCAAGACATCCCCGTTTGGCGACAGGCGGCATTTCTGTTCGCATGGCCTGGAATGGATTCCAATTCGTTTATGGTCGAAACGTGCGGCTTGGATCAACGTCCGACTGCCATCGAGTTCCTGTTCGCCGTCGCGAAGCTTTTCATCGGACTTGCCATGCTACTGGGGGCGGTCCCCAAAGCGGTGACATTCAATGACAATTTGCTCGGTTGGATTGGGATGATCGGAATTGCTCTGTCACTGCACTTTGGCTTGTTTCACCTGTTGTCGTGCATCTGGAGATCCTGTGGAATCTGTGCGACTGCGATCATGAACTGGCCGATTTGTGCGGTGAGTCTCAGTGATTTCTGGGGACGACGATGGAACTTGGCATTTCGCGATTTGACCTATCAATTCATCTATCGGCCGTTGTCTCGTCGAATCGGAACGAGGCTCTCACTGATGGTGGGATTTCTGGCCAGCGGATTGGTGCATGACTTCGTGATTTCGGTTCCTGCCCAGGATGGGTACGGCGGCCCAACCTGCTACTTCGTACTGCAAGGGCTGGGAATTGGGTTTGAAAAGAGTTCATTTGGGCGAGCGATCGGACTTGGCCGAGGCGTCAGAGGACGCCTGTTTTGCGCAGCGACCGTCCTCTTGCCTAGTGGATACTTGTTTCATCCGGCGTTCATCAGCCGAGTGATTATTCCGTTTCTCACCTGCCGCTGA
- a CDS encoding TFIIB-type zinc ribbon-containing protein yields the protein MNCLNCGAPMELAESRTVLTCDYCRSTRRLNAPSDDLDRVVSLDTPSGIDCPRCDVELVDAAIDGRSVNHCPDCRGILIDAPVFAQVSWSRRVAYRGPEIVPQLIDPEALKQVIDCPKCDQQMEVHPHYGPGRAVIDSCHRCHLVWLDTLELTNIERTPGRRQ from the coding sequence ATGAATTGTCTGAATTGCGGCGCTCCGATGGAGTTGGCCGAAAGTCGTACCGTCCTGACATGCGACTATTGCCGTTCGACTCGACGCTTGAACGCCCCCAGCGATGACCTGGACCGCGTCGTGTCACTCGACACACCCAGCGGAATCGACTGTCCGCGTTGCGACGTTGAATTGGTCGACGCGGCCATTGATGGCCGAAGCGTGAATCATTGCCCGGACTGCCGTGGCATCCTGATCGACGCCCCGGTCTTTGCCCAGGTTTCCTGGAGCCGCCGGGTCGCCTATCGCGGCCCCGAGATCGTCCCGCAACTCATCGATCCAGAAGCCTTGAAGCAGGTCATCGATTGCCCGAAGTGCGATCAGCAGATGGAAGTCCACCCCCACTACGGCCCCGGCCGCGCCGTCATTGATTCCTGCCACCGCTGCCATCTCGTCTGGTTGGACACGCTCGAACTGACCAACATCGAACGCACACCCGGCCGACGCCAGTAG
- a CDS encoding type II secretion system F family protein gives MNLSGSRPSPTLDELIALNYEIAALVRAGVPLEIGLRSSSDTDSRLTRLSGRLSQRLTDGMGLSDAVAQEGPAVSPIYTAVIEAGLASGRLPEALESLAESGQMIQETRRAVITASIYPLICLCVVYGLFCGFITWMIPMLLKSGDLIPARGVLRLLQPLYEHQRYFTMVIPCTVFALVVIIVLLRNGLTRGLWNWLLSCRWIVGRSLTWAQFTELLALQIEHQTALPRAFVLAADSVDDARWQREARQVSEQLTNGVPLKQALDAATSLPPLIRWMLATGEKQGSFAQTLRSLGETYRRRSLRRAAIVKVWLPVLITICFTGTIGLAYGLAFVIPLRELYEGLAQE, from the coding sequence ATGAATCTGTCGGGATCGCGGCCTTCGCCGACGTTGGATGAATTGATTGCACTCAACTACGAGATTGCCGCACTCGTCAGGGCCGGCGTGCCTTTAGAGATTGGGCTGAGAAGTTCTTCCGATACCGACAGCCGGTTGACGCGCCTGTCGGGGCGGCTGTCTCAGCGGTTGACGGATGGCATGGGGTTGTCGGATGCCGTCGCACAAGAAGGACCGGCCGTCTCGCCCATCTACACGGCCGTGATCGAGGCAGGACTCGCATCCGGGCGACTGCCTGAAGCTCTGGAATCGCTCGCAGAGTCGGGCCAGATGATTCAGGAAACACGTCGCGCCGTGATCACCGCATCCATCTACCCTCTGATTTGCCTGTGTGTCGTGTACGGGTTGTTCTGTGGATTCATCACCTGGATGATCCCCATGCTGCTGAAGAGCGGCGACTTGATACCGGCGCGGGGTGTTCTCCGTCTGCTGCAACCGCTGTACGAACATCAGCGGTATTTTACGATGGTGATTCCATGCACCGTATTTGCCCTGGTGGTAATCATCGTCTTGTTAAGGAACGGACTGACGCGCGGATTGTGGAACTGGTTGCTCTCCTGCCGTTGGATCGTGGGACGAAGCCTGACCTGGGCCCAATTTACGGAACTTTTGGCGCTGCAGATCGAGCACCAAACGGCACTGCCACGTGCATTCGTGCTGGCAGCCGACTCGGTCGATGACGCACGCTGGCAACGCGAAGCCCGCCAAGTCAGTGAACAGCTTACAAACGGCGTACCACTGAAACAGGCACTCGACGCCGCGACATCATTGCCGCCGTTGATTCGCTGGATGCTCGCAACTGGCGAAAAACAGGGCAGCTTTGCCCAGACACTGCGATCACTCGGCGAGACTTATCGTCGGCGTTCCCTGCGGCGAGCTGCAATCGTGAAAGTGTGGCTTCCCGTGCTGATCACAATCTGCTTCACTGGAACCATCGGACTGGCTTACGGATTGGCGTTTGTCATTCCGCTTCGTGAGCTTTATGAGGGGTTGGCGCAGGAATGA